In Drosophila simulans strain w501 chromosome 3R, Prin_Dsim_3.1, whole genome shotgun sequence, a single window of DNA contains:
- the LOC6729157 gene encoding uncharacterized protein LOC6729157, which yields MRRSKAPSMRRAAKRESEAAPPKEEPQSPCSWPKNNLPSEWGTPAGTQSLGPREFRADENPLKDSRIFHVLWRNQTTKKHKTWTGNGTLVVTGSVVTLKDDTGKVVDTMTYFKQQQLKENDQLEVGSKDVEVQEEIKTLEECFTQRQLEIANWCQKIDAQNGCADTSPPPDESAPYRSHLLKKIKREADALAPSHLEISQHNEEEHVSYTAPDSSTSMEKKMCAQNTLKIENPPKEFTQSEYLCLLTPAELQKKILLFVSDYAQTTKTGSSLLKEIFQIVCDHPVLLKTLGKNPEFKEIMDVLDAILPPWPSMGLYDSAKFEFLHVMLDHLVAERGEKCCILANSEDCLTLVRGYCESYGLDHAQLDDPQKVNLFNSLADGEPMVGLILTSDFSALRALRCKHLIIYNHNARQHANQLLAVGAMDTKIYTLITAGGSPEELQFYGQMARSSDDDSLEDLENYRSQLIPSASNDLADWTKSEPPFDCVFFEETAISDSLDCIQLVYSRKVRVKT from the exons ATGCGGCGTTCCAAAGCTCCTTCCATGCGCCGCGCTGCAAAGCGAGAGAGTGAAGCGGCGCCTCCCAAAGAGGAACCACAGTCACCCTGCTCCTGGCCCAAAAACAATCTACCGAGCGAATGGGGCACACCAGCGGGCACCCAAAGCCTGGGACCTCGAGAATTCAGGGCGGACGAGAATCCCCTTAAAGATAGCCGTATCTTCCATGTGCTCTGGCGTAATCAGACCACCAAAAAGCACAAAACGTGGACTGGCAACGGAACGCTGGTAGTCACAGGATCCGTAGTAACATTGAAGGATGACACCGGCAAGGTTGTGGACACCATGACATACTttaagcagcagcaactcaaGGAGAACGATCAGTTGGAAGTGGGCAGCAAGGATGTCGAGGTTCAGGAGGAGATTAAAACCTTGGAGGAGTGCTTTACCCAGCGCCAGTTGGAAATAGCCAACTGGTGCCAGAAAATAGATGCACAGAATGGTTGTGCAGACACATCGCCACCTCCTGATGAGAGTGCACCCTATAGGTCTCATCTGCTCAAGAAGATCAAGCGCGAGGCGGATGCACTTGCTCCATCGCATTTGGAAATTAGCCAACATAACGAAGAAGAACATGTATCTTATACAGCCCCCGATTCCAGCACTTCGATGGAGAAGAAAATGTGTGCACAAAACACtttgaaaatagaaaatcCTCCCAAGGAGTTCACCCAATCGGAATATCTGTGTCTACTTACCCCAGCTGAAttgcagaaaaaaatattactctTCGTTTCTGATTATGCACAAACTACCAAAACA gGATCTTCTTTGTTGAAGGAAATCTTCCAAATTGTCTGTGATCATCCTGTGCTCCTAAAAACTTTGGGCAAGAATCCAGAGTTTAAAGAAATAATGGATGTACTGGACGCCATACTGCCGCCCTGGCCAAGCATGGGACTTTACGACTCCGCCAAGTTCGAGTTTCTACACGTTATGCTGGATCACTTAGTGGCGGAGCGAGGCGAGAAATGCTGCATCTTGGCAAACAGTGAGGATTGCCTCACCCTGGTCAGGGGATACTGCGAGAGTTATGGTTTAGACCATGCGCAGCTAGATGATCCCCAAAAAGTTAACTTATTTAATTCTCTTGCCGATGGAGAACCAATGGTTGGCTTGATTTTGACCAGTGACTTCTCGGCGCTTCGAGCTCTTCGCTGCAAGCACctaattatttataatcaCAATGCCAGGCAGCACGCCAACCAACTGCTGGCCGTTGGAGCAATGGACACCAAAATATACACACTCATCACAGCCGGAGGTTCTCCGGAGGAGTTGCAATTCTATGGGCAAATGGCTCGAAGTTCAGATGATGATTCTCTAGAAGATCTTGAGAATTACCGAAGCCAGCTTATACCGAGCGCAAGTAAT GATCTGGCAGACTGGACCAAAAGTGAGCCACCTTTTGACTGTGTTTTCTTTGAG GAAACTGCTATATCGGATAGCCTGGATTGTATTCAACTTGTTTATTCAAGAAAAGTGAGAgtaaaaacttaa